A region of Streptomyces sp. NBC_01267 DNA encodes the following proteins:
- a CDS encoding slipin family protein, translating to MVTVLLTVIVVILCVAVVYGLSAARVIKQYERGVVFRFGRLREAERLPGFTTVIPGVDRLRKVNLQIVTMPVPAQEGITRDNVTVRVDAVVYFKVVNAASALIAVEDYRFAVSQMAQTSLRSIIGKSDLDDLLSNREKLNQGLELMIDSPAIGWGVQIDRVEIKDVSLPETMKRSMARQAEADRERRARVINADAELQASKKLAQAAEAMSEHPAALQLRLLQTVVEVASEKNSTLVLPFPVELLRFLERAQRFPQMPQGPAPATTAPEPEVAAADTNEAVESVDPVPEIDPGTAATDTGSDADPDPGAGRGTGGTP from the coding sequence ATGGTGACAGTCCTCTTGACAGTGATAGTCGTGATCCTCTGTGTGGCCGTGGTCTACGGGCTGTCGGCGGCCAGGGTCATCAAGCAGTACGAGCGGGGTGTGGTCTTCCGGTTCGGCCGGCTCCGTGAAGCCGAGCGACTGCCGGGATTCACCACGGTCATTCCGGGTGTGGACCGGCTGCGCAAAGTGAACCTCCAGATCGTGACGATGCCTGTGCCTGCGCAGGAGGGCATCACCCGGGACAACGTGACCGTCCGGGTCGACGCCGTCGTCTACTTCAAGGTGGTCAACGCGGCCAGCGCGCTCATCGCGGTCGAGGACTACCGGTTCGCGGTCTCCCAGATGGCACAGACCTCGCTGCGTTCGATCATCGGTAAGAGCGATCTGGACGACCTGCTGTCCAACCGGGAGAAGCTCAATCAGGGACTTGAGCTGATGATCGACAGTCCGGCGATCGGCTGGGGTGTGCAGATCGACCGGGTCGAGATCAAGGACGTGTCGCTGCCGGAGACGATGAAGCGGTCGATGGCGCGGCAGGCCGAGGCGGACCGTGAGCGGCGGGCCCGGGTGATCAACGCGGACGCCGAGCTCCAGGCATCGAAGAAACTGGCCCAGGCGGCCGAGGCGATGTCCGAGCACCCCGCGGCCCTCCAGCTGCGTCTGCTGCAGACGGTGGTGGAGGTGGCGTCCGAGAAGAACTCGACGCTGGTCCTGCCGTTCCCGGTGGAGCTGCTGCGCTTCCTCGAACGGGCCCAGCGGTTCCCGCAGATGCCGCAGGGACCGGCTCCCGCGACGACGGCCCCTGAACCCGAGGTGGCTGCCGCCGATACCAACGAGGCGGTGGAATCCGTTGATCCCGTGCCGGAGATCGACCCGGGGACAGCGGCTACGGACACCGGGAGCGATGCGGATCCGGACCCGGGGGCAGGGCGCGGGACGGGCGGCACCCCGTAG
- a CDS encoding TVP38/TMEM64 family protein, protein MLEPAARTDAGLTARCVRALVSPWSRLSLLVVVLLAAATLMLLFQPQRLLADGWPPQLSGVTAVVLFSVAYGACTAAFVPRPLLNLAAGALFSSQVGLAAAVAGTVLGAGVSFGLGRVLGQGALRPLLRGRWLTAADGQLSRHGFRSMLALRLFPGVPFAAANYCAAVSRMGWLPFLVATALGSVPNTAAYVVAGSEAASPTSPAFLASTGFIVVSGVGAAWLAWRKRHRLRGR, encoded by the coding sequence ATGCTGGAGCCCGCTGCCCGAACCGACGCCGGCCTGACCGCGCGCTGTGTCAGAGCACTCGTCTCGCCCTGGTCCCGGCTCTCCCTGCTCGTGGTGGTTCTGCTGGCCGCCGCGACCCTGATGCTGCTGTTCCAGCCGCAGCGGCTGCTCGCCGACGGCTGGCCTCCGCAGCTCAGCGGTGTCACGGCGGTCGTCCTGTTCTCGGTGGCGTACGGCGCCTGCACCGCAGCCTTCGTGCCGCGTCCGCTGCTCAATCTCGCGGCGGGTGCGCTGTTCAGCAGTCAGGTCGGGCTGGCCGCCGCGGTCGCCGGGACGGTGCTCGGGGCGGGCGTCTCGTTCGGTCTCGGCCGGGTGCTGGGGCAGGGCGCGCTCCGTCCGCTGCTGCGCGGGCGCTGGCTGACGGCGGCGGACGGCCAGTTGAGCCGGCACGGATTCCGCTCGATGCTCGCGCTCCGGCTCTTCCCCGGGGTGCCGTTCGCGGCTGCCAACTACTGTGCGGCGGTGTCCCGGATGGGGTGGCTGCCGTTCCTGGTGGCCACCGCGCTGGGGTCGGTCCCGAACACGGCCGCCTACGTGGTGGCGGGCAGCGAGGCGGCGTCCCCCACCTCACCCGCCTTCCTCGCGTCGACAGGCTTCATCGTGGTGTCGGGGGTGGGCGCCGCATGGCTCGCCTGGCGTAAACGCCACCGGCTGCGCGGTCGTTGA
- a CDS encoding undecaprenyl-diphosphate phosphatase, producing the protein MSWFESFVLGFVQGLTEFLPVSSSAHLRLTSAFAGWPDAGAAFTAITQIGTEAAVIIYFRRDIARIVSAWFRSLTDRSLRGDQDARAGWLVIVGTIPIGVLGILLKDQIDTSFRDLRVIACTLIAMGVVLGAADRLAARDESGGRHRAGKQRKSLQEMSVKDGLVYGLCQAMALVPGVSRSGATISGGLLMGYTREAAARYSFLLAIPAVLASGAFELKDAGSNGQVAWGPTLLATVVAFAVGYAVIAWFMKFISSKSFMPFVVYRVLLGVALFVLVGTGALSPDAGPAGG; encoded by the coding sequence ATGTCTTGGTTCGAATCGTTCGTCCTCGGATTCGTGCAGGGGCTGACCGAGTTCCTCCCCGTGTCGTCCAGCGCCCACCTGCGGCTGACCTCGGCCTTCGCCGGCTGGCCCGATGCCGGGGCGGCCTTCACGGCCATCACCCAGATCGGCACCGAGGCAGCGGTGATCATCTATTTCCGCCGGGACATCGCCCGGATCGTCTCCGCCTGGTTCCGTTCGCTCACCGACCGCTCGCTGCGCGGCGACCAGGACGCGCGGGCGGGCTGGCTCGTGATCGTCGGGACGATACCCATCGGGGTACTGGGCATCCTGCTGAAGGACCAGATCGACACCTCGTTCCGTGATCTGCGCGTCATCGCCTGCACCCTGATCGCGATGGGTGTCGTGCTCGGTGCGGCCGACCGGCTGGCCGCCCGCGACGAGAGCGGCGGCAGACACCGTGCGGGGAAGCAGCGCAAGTCGCTCCAGGAGATGAGCGTCAAGGACGGTCTCGTCTACGGCCTCTGCCAGGCGATGGCCCTGGTCCCCGGCGTCTCCCGGTCGGGCGCGACGATCAGCGGCGGGCTGCTGATGGGCTACACCCGGGAGGCCGCGGCCCGTTACTCGTTCCTGCTGGCGATCCCGGCCGTCCTGGCCTCGGGGGCCTTCGAGTTGAAGGATGCGGGCAGCAACGGTCAGGTGGCCTGGGGGCCCACTCTGCTGGCGACGGTCGTCGCCTTCGCCGTCGGTTACGCGGTCATCGCGTGGTTCATGAAGTTCATCTCGTCCAAGAGCTTCATGCCGTTCGTGGTCTACCGGGTCCTGCTCGGCGTCGCTCTGTTCGTCCTCGTCGGCACCGGAGCGCTCAGCCCGGACGCGGGCCCGGCGGGCGGTTGA